In the Anolis sagrei isolate rAnoSag1 chromosome 1, rAnoSag1.mat, whole genome shotgun sequence genome, TAATTCACACATGCTGCCAACTGGAGGGCATAGAAAACTCATCAATGCTCATGCAGAAGGTACCAGGAATGTAGTTTGTGTTCATGTCTGTGTTCTAGTCAACCAAAATGACTGAGAATATTCTCTTTGAGTAAAAGCTAAAGTATATCTTGTTTGAGACTGTATTGATATCACCTCATTAGCTGGACCTTTCCAGAGCTTAGTGCAGTTACTTTTTTGAATTGCAGCTTCCAGATTGGTCTAGCCAATTTGGCTGCTGTGTATATTGGCTAGGAGagactagggtgcatctacaccagtagttaccaacctttggtcttccagatgttttggacttcaactcccagaaatccaagacattttaccagcttttagacattgtgggagctggagtccaaaacacctggaggaccaaaggttgagaagcattgatctacactataaaatgaatgcattttgacccaactataactgtcatggctcaatgctacgagtCCCCCTAGGGATAAGAAAAGtgatatagaaatactgtaaataaataaataaataaataaataaataaataaataaaatcttgagTGTCTTTAGTGGTCTTTgctgaagagtgctggtgcctcatcaaaccacatttcccattttacatagcattgagccatgacagtgaaagtgaTGGCAAATTGCTTTAAatctacagtataaatgcaccccgggagtaacttttccaaaccttATCTTTTAGGGAACTTCATATATGTGTGGGAAACATAGAGGATATAGACCTTTGCCTTTATTTTTATTAGATTCTTCCTCATAATAGCCTTCTGAGTAATATTTTGCAATCAAAACATACAActataattaataaataacagaggaaatggttttaatttttagTTTGCTATTTAATACAAAGATATGTGTGCATTTTGTAATGTTAAATAAACAGCCCTTTTTGGTTGCCACATTTCCTTTGTGTCCAGTTATCTGGAATCAATGACTAAGCCAAATTCTCTAAAGTCAATATTTTGACTATAAATCCACAATAAAAATAGCTGTAAGCTTGTCCTGCTCGTGTCTATATGCCTTCAAGACTTTTGGCGCTTCCacaaatttcataaggttttggCCTGTTTGTTCCAGTgatgtagcctacagcacctgatactAATTGATTGTCGCcaatccaagtattaaccaggcctGATCCTTCCAAAATAGTGTCTAGGACTTAAATGAGTAATATtggtgcaaagtttggtcaaggGACAAGTCAGGGCAGGGAACAAAATTGCAAACTATTTTGGATGCTTTAGTTTGCAGCGTTTATTTAGATTCTTTGGAGGTGGGCTTGTGTATTGGGAAAAATAATGTGTGGAGAAGAAATCAATACCTTAAAATACACTAGAGGAGGGAAACGGAAACACTATTCCTTGTTTTGTTAGGAGAGATGGATGAAGGTCTATTCCAAATTTGTACTATATACTCTGAATGTAAGCAGACTTATCTCATACACCTTTCAATTACATGAATGTACAaactctcttttaaaaaacataaccTTATACTCAAGACTATTTCGGAATACTATACTCAGAATTAGCAACTAGCCAACAAGGGATCACGATACATTGTTTTCTCTTCTACTTTTGGAATTAAATCTAAGTTATatgacaaacacacacatacaatctcAATGACAGGATATGATATACAgggttccctcgctactttgcggttcgcttataGCGGGCTTGCTATTTCATGGGGagcagcaagggaacactgtatagctgcTGCTCCCCATTACTTTCTTGCCAGGCTGGGTGCCAGGCTTGGGCACCCAGCCTGAtgaggaagggacctccaaggcaGGGAGCAGCggaggcggcgaggaggaggccgCTGCTGAAGAAGGCCTTGGTGGTGGCATCATCCTCCTTGCCAGCTCCACTCCTCCCCactccttcctcgccaggctgggtgccaggcttgggcacccagcctggcgaggaagagGCCTCTGAGGTGGGGAGCAGTGGGGGTGGCAAGGAGGAGGCTGCTGCAAAGCAGGGACACTCCACCCACTCGAGTGCGCAAAGAGTctctacttcacagattttcacctatcgcgggtggtcctggaacagtacacccacaataagtgagggaacactttaTCAATCTAAAATCCCTGTTAGATAATATGCTTTCTGTATTTCAGGCAAAGGTTGAAATAGGGTGTTaagtgttattttcttttctcacTGTGTACAGGATATCCACGGGACTGCAGTGAGATTTTTAAACAGTCTGAAGAAAACTCCAAAGATGGCCTTTATGTCATTCAGCCAGCAAAGGAGCCCATTGCTGTATACTGTAATATGCAAGATGGTGGCTGGACAGTAATCCAGCATATTACAGCCAACAGTACAGTAGACTTTGATAGAACTTGGCAGGACTACAAATATGGATTTGGCTCAATTGATGATAATTACTGGTTGGGAAATGAATACATGCATCAGTTGACCAGCTCTGCGACACCATACACACTTAGGATTAAACTTGTAGACCTAAATGCTCAAATCAAGTGGGGGGAATATGAACCATTCCACATAGAAAGTGAATCATCCCAATACAGGATCAGACTTGGCCTGTATAGAGGTAGTGCCATTGATGCTCTGTGCCAGGATACAGAAGCATATCTCCATGATAACCAGAAGTTCACTACAAAAGACAGAGATAATGACAACTATTTCCAAAACTGTGCCAAACTAGAGTACAATGGTATTGCTGGTGGGGGCTGGTGGTATGATGCATGTGCTGGAGCAAATTTAAATCGCAAGAATGTCATTTACTGGCAACAGGACTGCAACAAAACACATATGTGCAAGTATGCATGGATGATGGTCAAACCTGTTGATTACCGTCAGGACTGTTCCAAAGTTTGTCCATCTCAGAAAGATGAACTGTAAACAACATTGTAAAATTGATCTCAGACAGAAAAGTGCTATTTCTTTAACCTGAATGTAAAAACAATATGCTTCTGTTGGTTATATGTTCTGGACATATGAATAACATTAGATCCAGTATAAGTACAAGATTAAATCACAAGGTAATAAGCGCTGCAACATGTATTCATTGTTTTCCACTTACCATTCCAGTTCTAAATTCTGATTGACAACCAAAGAGAAAATTATTAATTGTCTAGATTGATTGTCTAGTTGAAATGTAGAACGCATGCTTATTAAATTCACAGACTGTAGAGTGGAAAGAAATAACAGCGAAAAGTGGGGTGCGGTGGGGGGAAAGAAATATTCAGAGATAACATGCTTTAAATAAAGATAGACTGGTGAGAAATAAAGCAGAGGTATTACATTGATTTGAAATGAGGAAGGTCACACTATGAAACAGGGAAAAAAAACCACATGAGACCCTCAGCAATTTCTTTTACTTTTCCCATCTGTTTGAAAGAATATAATCTTTTCCTAGTTTTCTTTCAGCTTCCAAAGCTCATACCAGTTGGGATTGCTGAGCTGTTGCTATTGTCTAAGGAAGAAAAGCGTACAATTAATTTCAAGTGGCAAAGCTTCATGATCCCTTTGAAATAGTTTATTGAGGTATGACTTTCCTTCAAGGCATGAAGTGATGAAGTAGGCTTTTAACCTGTAATTGTTCACAGTACAATAAAATAGTTACTTTTAAGAGGCCAACAATGTTTTCTCTTTATAAAATAGCATGGCCACAATTCTGAACAAATACAATGATCCACAGAAAGATAGACCTTGGGATGATCACGTTAAGTAATCTATCGTTGGAAAAGATATTTGGTACCAAAGGAAGAAACAACCATAGCCAGATACCCTTTTTGATTGCTGATGAAAAGGGTTTGGGATTATCTGCATATCAGAGATATTTTACATCCAACAGAGGGCAGTGATGTATATACATGTTGACATGAATATTGTGCTGCATATAGCTAAAAAGTTCTAATTTGCTTTTTGTCATAtaacaaaaaatattcaaaatctaAATTTACATAATCACTTATGGcagtttcttcctttgtttcatttttttaactcTAGAGGAGAAAAAAATTCCCATGTCATCATTTTAGCCTCCTTATTTCCACAAAAGCATTTATGGTAAACAGTACTTAATAAACTGTTTATAGTTATCAGGATTACTCATATTTTGTGGCCAAATCAGCTCCAATGATACACCCAGAGGACTATCAAGAGACCAAGGGGAGTACTGAAGGTTACAGGAGTGGAAAAATGTCTTAGGTCAAAATTCTAAGAATGCTAACTTTCTGATAAAAGCTCACTGCTCAATGCGTACAGAAGGCTAATTGCCTGTTGGAGCGAGATGGAAAAACATAGAGGAAGAATTAAAGGCAGTGGCTGGGATTTTGAATAGAACCTCTCTGTGTctgtatctgatcccagattatctgctttggagtggattatatgagactacactgccagatcatctgggataagcagatcatctgggatcatatcctgagatatagagcagtgtagatccagcctctattGCAACCATTTATTGCAAGTCTTACTTACGTTATCTCAATTGCTGTCTCAGTTATGGTCCTTATGGAGTCAAAATGGTACCACAGGTACATAGGAGTGAGGTATCAGTAGAATCAGAGGAACTCCAAAGATTATAGGAAGGCAAATGATGCAGAGAGGTAAGAGGGTAAAGACGGTCAGTGTGATATAGGGTTCTGAGTGTTAGACTACGACTATAGGAGAACTAAGTTCAAGATcactgcttggtcatggaaacccagtactttctcagcctcagagaatggCAATGGCAACCCTCCATAAACCACCCAATTAAAAggcataacaacagcaacaacacttcACAACACCTATTTGGAGGTTGACTATTGACTCCTGAGTGCATGTAGGGGATGGTAAATgataaggaaaggatggaataGCTGCAACCTTGAATTTGTAGCATCTGTGCAGTCTAATTAGCATAggggtatcaaactcattttcatcaaggaccACATCCAcctcatggttgccttcaaagcgTCATTGAATGTATGGATAcagaaactatttttttttatagTGATTGGTACTATTTAGTTTATACTCAttttgggttcccagatgttactgaatgacaaccCTAATCTCTTTTGATTATCTGCTATGCAGACTGAGAATACTGGAAATTACAACCAAACAGCACTTGTAGCCCTGAGATTAGGTTTTTAACATCAGCCATTCTATCCATAAGTCTTGCATCTAAATTCTAACCTCGGTATCCTGACTGAATAAAACAAACagcagccttccagatattagtgtatcacaactcccatcagctcttcTCATGATGTCTaaggatgaggaatacaggagttgtagcccAGTCTCTGGAGGGCCACCTAAGATGACATGGAGAGCCAAATTCAGCCTGTGTgccttgtgtttgacacatgTGTGTTAGCATAAAGTAGATCTCATGCAGATCTCAAGAACTATGAACTGTCTTGTTAGAATGCTGTGTTTCACATCTTAATGTTCcttcaaaaccaaacaaaaggaaacatttcTACATTCTTATTTGGAGGttctcagctcccccccccccctcgaaattagGCAAACAGTGAAAAAAATGATAAATACACTCCAGTTTTTAATACAGTTCCAGATATTTACAATATATCCCAGAGTTCGGCAGTGTATGTTTCAGTTGTTAGCAGCATAGGTTGAGCATATACTTA is a window encoding:
- the LOC132761833 gene encoding fibrinogen-like protein 1-like protein; translation: MNPKNSVGCILLLLFQCGPWTNAEKALELANSHMLPTGGHRKLINAHAEGYPRDCSEIFKQSEENSKDGLYVIQPAKEPIAVYCNMQDGGWTVIQHITANSTVDFDRTWQDYKYGFGSIDDNYWLGNEYMHQLTSSATPYTLRIKLVDLNAQIKWGEYEPFHIESESSQYRIRLGLYRGSAIDALCQDTEAYLHDNQKFTTKDRDNDNYFQNCAKLEYNGIAGGGWWYDACAGANLNRKNVIYWQQDCNKTHMCKYAWMMVKPVDYRQDCSKVCPSQKDEL